One part of the uncultured Cohaesibacter sp. genome encodes these proteins:
- a CDS encoding ribokinase, with protein MIICFGSLNADMIFQMDVAPKSGQTLLANSFTLSAGGKGANQAVAAARLGGEVAMVGAVGSDALAEVALEHLKGSDCDVSRVAVTERPTGCASVIVDASAHNSIAVAMGANELASAASVDEDLLARADVLMMQMESDKGEVEALLKRAKKAGVKSILNLAPAARIEIEALKDCGILVVNEDEAAFVADWLGCEASATGISRTLGICVIRTLGSDGAEAAEGDKAFKVDAIAVDAKDTTSAGDCFVGALATFLDKKLPLKEAMQQASRAAAICCSRHGSQISLPWANELAGFVK; from the coding sequence ATGATTATCTGCTTTGGTTCGCTCAACGCGGACATGATTTTCCAGATGGATGTGGCTCCGAAGTCGGGTCAGACCCTCCTTGCGAATTCTTTTACGCTGAGTGCAGGCGGCAAGGGCGCCAATCAGGCAGTTGCTGCGGCTCGCCTTGGCGGTGAGGTGGCAATGGTCGGGGCAGTGGGCTCTGACGCTTTGGCAGAAGTCGCTCTCGAACATCTCAAAGGTTCCGACTGTGATGTCAGCCGGGTGGCTGTCACGGAACGGCCGACAGGCTGTGCTTCCGTCATTGTCGATGCTAGCGCGCACAATTCCATCGCTGTTGCCATGGGAGCTAACGAGCTTGCCAGCGCTGCCAGCGTCGATGAGGATCTGCTGGCAAGGGCCGATGTCCTGATGATGCAGATGGAAAGCGACAAGGGCGAAGTCGAGGCGCTTCTGAAACGGGCCAAGAAGGCTGGCGTCAAAAGCATCCTCAATCTAGCTCCCGCAGCCAGAATCGAAATCGAGGCACTGAAGGATTGCGGCATTCTCGTTGTCAATGAAGACGAGGCCGCATTCGTGGCCGACTGGCTGGGCTGCGAAGCATCTGCAACCGGCATCAGCAGGACGCTCGGCATCTGTGTGATCAGAACGCTTGGTTCCGATGGGGCAGAGGCCGCCGAGGGTGATAAAGCCTTCAAGGTCGATGCCATTGCCGTTGATGCCAAGGACACCACGTCCGCGGGCGACTGTTTCGTTGGCGCACTGGCTACCTTTCTCGACAAAAAACTACCGCTCAAAGAAGCCATGCAGCAGGCAAGTCGCGCTGCGGCAATCTGCTGTTCCCGTCATGGCAGCCAGATCAGTCTGCCTTGGGCAAATGAGCTTGCCGGGTTTGTGAAGTAA
- a CDS encoding dihydrodipicolinate synthase family protein: MSKKIEGIIPVMITPFKGGKIDYPGVTNLVEWYIENGVDALFAVCQSSEMLFLDLEERVALATHVAKVVNGRVPVIASGHVSENLEDQKAELSAIAKTGVDGIVLVTNRLDAKQEGGSKFLDDLKELLDFLPADLPLGLYECPAPYRRLLSDDEIKFCADSGRFVILKDVSCDLETVKRRVALTKGTPLAIVNANAAIAFDAMKAGSRGFTGVFTNFHPDLYKWLMTSHQDHPELADELSVYLALAAMAEPMGYPKLAKLYHQQLGTFSEIESRAVTFDIIEKFWAVDVLLAKIIEGQTTYRGKIDALK; encoded by the coding sequence ATGAGCAAGAAAATCGAAGGGATCATTCCAGTCATGATCACGCCGTTCAAAGGCGGCAAGATCGACTATCCCGGCGTCACCAATCTGGTGGAATGGTATATTGAGAACGGCGTCGACGCGCTGTTTGCGGTCTGCCAGTCGAGCGAAATGCTGTTCCTTGATCTTGAGGAACGGGTGGCTCTGGCGACCCATGTGGCAAAAGTTGTCAATGGTCGTGTCCCCGTAATCGCGTCCGGCCATGTCAGCGAGAACCTTGAAGACCAGAAAGCAGAACTGTCCGCCATTGCAAAAACCGGCGTGGACGGCATCGTTCTGGTGACAAACCGGCTTGATGCCAAACAGGAAGGCGGCAGCAAGTTCCTTGATGACCTGAAAGAGCTGCTCGATTTTCTGCCTGCAGATCTGCCGCTTGGTCTTTATGAATGCCCGGCTCCTTATCGCCGTCTGCTGAGCGATGACGAAATCAAGTTCTGTGCAGACAGCGGACGCTTCGTCATTCTCAAGGATGTGTCCTGCGATCTGGAAACGGTCAAACGCCGCGTTGCACTGACCAAGGGCACGCCGCTTGCGATCGTCAATGCCAACGCTGCTATCGCCTTCGATGCCATGAAGGCTGGCTCCCGTGGCTTTACCGGCGTCTTCACCAACTTCCATCCCGATCTCTACAAATGGCTGATGACCAGCCATCAGGATCATCCGGAACTGGCTGACGAATTGTCTGTTTATCTGGCGTTGGCTGCAATGGCGGAGCCAATGGGTTATCCGAAGCTGGCCAAACTCTATCATCAGCAGCTCGGCACCTTCTCTGAAATCGAGAGCCGTGCCGTCACGTTCGACATTATCGAGAAATTCTGGGCTGTCGACGTTCTGCTGGCAAAGATTATTGAAGGCCAGACCACCTATCGCGGAAAGATCGACGCTCTCAAATAG